The genomic window TTCTCTCCAGGTAATGGATCTGGAAAATCGGTTGTACCAACTGGTGTAATGTAATTTAAAGGTGAAGCTTCATTATAAAAAATATTCAATTTAAAATCTTCCGAACTTAAATTGTAAGCACCTGTATCGTAGATATTTTTCATCATTAAATCCCAGATAGGAAGATCGACATTGGTAATACTACTTTTTAATAATTTCACAACTAAATTGCTATTTACAACTTGGGTGACATCACCATTCGTATTTGTTGTTACATCGGTTGCGCTAACACCATCGTTAGCAAATTCCCCTACTTGATATACCTCACCACCTATGGTATATTGAAAGGCAACAGCTAATACTTCATCACTATTTAAACGTTGATTTAATGAAATATAACCTAATTCAGAATTTAAATTATATTCCTGACCACTCGTTAATTTTCGAGCATTTTCAAGAGTTGCATAATCAAAACCTTCATTAGTACCCGATACTTCTATACCAGATTTTATAGTTGCTACATCTCTAATACTTGTATTTAATTGAGAGGTTGGACCAACCACATTTATTTTAGTTGGATCGAATGCATTATTATCATTTTTAGGAAGTGCACCAAGGCCACCGAAAACATTAACAGCAGAATAGACCTTATCACTTTCTCCTAAATCCTGAAGTGCAACAATGTTTCTAACGTTTTCTGTTCTATTACTTCTGTTAGTAATCCAAACTTCAATTCTTGTAATTTGTAATCCTTTTGTATCTAAATATGGGTAAGTTTTTAAAGCTTTATCGTAATTATCTCTAAAATATTGTGCTAAAAAGAAATGTCGGTTTTCATCATAATCTCGAATAAACAACTCAAAATCCTCAAGAGTTCCACCGCCTTGTGCAACCACCGTATTAGATTCCGATCGTTGTTCCGAGAAAACACCAGTTATAGTTGTTTTACCAAATTGTAATTGGGCTTTTACACCAAATAAACTTTGAGCACCTGTTATTAAAGAACTATTTAGCGGCATACTTACATTACCAACTTCTATTTTCTGAATAATATCATCCTCGGTTGGAGTATACTCTAATTTTATAAGGTTTTGAAAATCGAACGTAGATTGTGTATCATAATTTGCATTAATCTGAAGTCTTGTACCTACCTTTCCTAAAAGGCTTAAACTGATACGTTGATCAAAATCAAACGTGAAATTACTTCTATTTCTTGGTGAAAAAGTGGGATTATCTTGTTTTGAAAATAAAACACCCAAATCCATTTCTACAGAACCTTGCGGGATTACTTCTATGGTACTACCGCCAAAGATAGATTCAAATAAATCGGAATTCACATAAAACTCTGGTAATAGATTTTTTTGAGCATCATCAGAACCATCCTTTTTACCAGAAAAAGCATCAACTTTTTCTTTATAATAACTACTTAAATTTTGTTTTGAAACCAAAGCATAATACTCCTTTGGTGTTAAAATTACAGGATAATTAATATTGAATTGCCCTATTTTTTCGGTATAAATATAACGATCGGTTAATGGATCATAGGTGTATTTAGACTCAATACTGTTAGGTCGTGATGTTTTTATTTCACCTTGCTGATACCCTTTTTTTACTGAATCCTGTTCCTTTTCCTGTCCCCAAGATGCTATTGAAAAACACACCATGGACACCAAAAAAGCGACATGTTTTATTGATTTAAAAAAATAAAGATTAGTTCTCTTCAAAATGTACTATAATTTTTTTAGGGCTTGTTTTATAATAGATTCTACCGAGGCATCGGGTTCGGCTATTACAATTTTATCCACAACACGTTCTGCTTGTTTTTTAACAAAGCCAAGCACTTCTAAAGCAGATAACGCTTCATCCTTATTCGTATTGCCTTTAGAAACAGAAACTTCGTCTATATCGTATATCTTCAAAACTTTATCTTTCAAATCGAGTATAACGCGCTGCGCTGTTTTTGCTCCAATCCCTTTTATGGATTGAATAAGCGCAACATCTCCTGTCGCAATACCTTCTCGCACCTGCTTTGGCGTTAATGAAGACAGCATGGTACGCGCAATGCTTGCACCAATACCACTAACCGACAATAACAGCCTAAACATTTCCCGCTCGGCAACCGAAGAAAAACCATATAATGTATGTGAATCTTCTTTCACCTGAAGGTGTGTAAACAGTTTTAAAAACTCTCCGTCTGGGATTTGAGAGAATGTATGTAATGAAATATTTAGCATATAACCAACACCGTTGCAATCTATTACAACATGTGTTGGGTTTTTTTCTACTAATTTTCCTTGAATGTGTGTTATCATAGCACGTTATTGGTTCACTTTCAAATGTAATAAAATTATTTTAGCCAGCGTGTTCAACGCCACCCTTCTCTTTATTCTGAGCATCAATTACAGCAATAGCAGCCATATTAACAATTTCATCAACATTTGCTCCAAGTTGAAGAATATGCACAGGTTTACACATACCCATCATAATTGGTCCAATAGATTCAGCTTCATTTAATCCTTTTAATAATTTATAAGTGATATTTGCTGAGTCTAAATTTGGAAAAATTAAAGTATTCACTTTTTTACCAACTAATTTAGAAAACGGGAATTTTTCACGAAGTAACTTATCATTTAAAGCAAAATCGGTTTGCAATTCACCATCAACAACCATTTCCGGATAGTTTCTATGTAAAATTGAAACAGCTTCTCTAACTTTTGATGCACGATCATTAATAGATGATCCAAAATTTGAATACGACACCATAGCCATAGCAGGTTCTAGACCAAACATTTGAACCACTTTGGATGTCATTTGAGCAATTTTAGCTAAATCTTTTGCTGATGGATCGATATTTATAGAAGTATCACTTAAAAATAGCGGACCACGTTTCGTCATCATTAAATTGGTAGTTGCCGCACGAGAAACACCTTTATCTAAACCAATTAACTCTAACATCGGTTTTATTACTGTTGGATAATTTCTAGAATATCCAGAAATTAAACCGTCTGCATCACCTTCGTTAACCATCATGGCAGCAAAGTAATTACGCTCACGCATTAAACGCTGCGCGGAATATAGAGTTACACCGCGACGCTTACGCTGTTCCCAATATACTTTAGCATATTTGTTTTTACGCTCGTTCTCTTCTTCTTCTTTTGGATCGATGATTAAAATATCGTCATAAAACTCAATTTCTTTCATTAACGATAATATGGTTTCTCTTCTTCCTAATAAAATAGGAATAGCAATACCTTCATCATGTACAATTTGCGCTGCTTTTAAAACATCTAAGTGATCGGCTTCTGCAAAAACAATACGTTTTGGTGCTAGTTTAGCTCTGTTTAATAGTAAACGAACTAATTTATTATCCGACCCTAAACGTTGTAACAAACTATCTTTATAACGTTCCCAATCTGTAATGGGTTGTTTTGCTACACCGCTTTCCATCGCTGCTTTTGCAACTGCTGGTGGCACTTCGGCAATTAAACGTGGATCGAATGGTTTCGGAATAATATACTCTTTACCAAAAGTTAAACGTGTTTCGCCATAGGCAATATTTACTTGTTCTGGTACCGGTTCTTTAGCTAATTTAGCTAAGGCTCTTACCGCTGCCATTTTCATAGCTTCGTTAATTTTAGTAGCGCGAACATCTAAAGCCCCTCTAAATATAAAAGGAAATCCTAACACATTATTAACCTGATTAGGATGATCACTACGGCCAGTTGCCATAATAATATCTTTTCTTGTATCTACTGCTAACTGGTATTTAATTTCAGGATCTGGGTTGGCCATAGCAAAAACAATTGGGTTTTTAGCCATCACCAAAAGCATCTCTGGAGATACAATATCCGCCTTAGACAAACCGATGAATACATCGGCATCTTCCATGGCTTCAAGTAAAGTATCAATTTTTCTGTGAGTTGCAAATTCTGATTTTTCATCAGAAAGATTTTCTCTATCATTACGGATAACACCTTTACTGTCTAGCATCACCATATTTTCGCGTTTTGCACCACAAGCTTGGTACATACGAGAACATGAAATAGCTGCGGCTCCGGCTCCACTCACCACTATTTTTACTTCTTCTAGTTTCTTTCCAGCTATTTCAACGGCATTTATTAGGGCTGCTGCCGAAATAATTGCAGTTCCGTGCTGATCGTCGTGCATTACAGGAATATCTAATTCTTCCTTTAAACGACGTTCAATTTCAAAAGCCTCTGGTGCTTTTATATCTTCAAGATTAATTCCACCGAAAGTTGGTGCTATATTTTTTACTGTTTCTATAAAAGCATCTACATTTTCAGTGTCAACTTCAATATCAAACACATCAATATCTGCAAAAATTTTGAATAGTAAACCTTTACCTTCCATTACGGGTTTTGAAGCTTCAGGACCAATATTTCCTAATCCTAAAACGGCCGTTCCATTAGATATTACAGCTACTAAATTCCCCTTAGCTGTATATTTATAAGCTGCTTCCTTATCTTTTTCAATTTCTAAACAAGGTGCTGCAACACCTGGTGAATAAGCTAAAGATAAATCGCGTTGGGTGGCATATTTTTTTGTTGGAACAACTTCTATTTTACCTGGAGTTGGTTTTGCGTGATAAATAAGGGCTTCTCTACGCTTGCTTTCTTCACTCATATAGACGGATATTTAATTAATGGTTAGCATTTTATGCTTTAAAATCAATTCAATTAATTTGAAATAATCTCATAACTTAAAACGCTCTACTTCTAACCAACAAATATAAGAATCCTGCCATGTAAACTGCTATTCTTTTAAAGAATTGATTTTTATTTTCCTCTTCATATTTATTCTTTTTTTAAGTTCATTATTAAAAACAAAAAAGCCTTAGTTATCAATTAGTGACAACTAAGGCTTTTTAATACTATTTGTTGTTGAATTATTTATTCAACACTTCTGCTCCTTCTGGTTTAGAAAAGAAATTATCTTCTACAGTTGGAGAAAAACTAATATCGCTAACATCTATTTTAGTGATATACTCACCTAACCCATCTTTATCAGATGTAGACCAGTATGTTTTAAACCCAGTTGCAAATACAATACCATTTACAGTAGTAGTACCTTGAGTTACTGTAATTTTTTCTGGAGCATGACCTCCGTTTGGAAAATACTGCGGATAAGACACAATATATTTAAAAGCATCTACCAAGTTTGTTTCTGCATTTATATACAAAATATAGTAATCATCCGGTGCAGCTCCAATACCAGCATCATAAGTTGCTTTTAGAACTTTTTGAGTAGCGCCTTGAAATTCTTGTTCTGGTAGTAATTCAAGATTTACACCTTCGCCATCTAAAACAAACGGCTGACCAGAAAAATATAAAGGAGTTAAAGCCCAAAACTGCGTATCGTAAGCAAATGAAGTGCTATCCTTAGCCTTTAACCAAGCTTCTTTACCATCCCAACCATAAATAGATGTTGGATCTTGAATGCTATTATGTCTTGCTTTATTGTTCCAAGTATCAATAGTTTGATAAGAATCTCTAACACCTTTACCATTTAATGGTTGGTAATTAAAATGAAAGGAAAGGTACCCGTTTGAGAACCATTTATCTAATCCGCCATGAGCTTCCATAGCGCTCCAAAGCACTTTACCTGCTTCTGTAGCATTAAGTTTTTTATTTGCAGCTTCTACTCTTTTTTCTACCCAAGACGCTGGAATATCATATTTTGCTTCAGCATTCTCAACCTTTTCACTAGCAACGGCTTCTACTTTATTTGTTTGCTTACAAGCAACAATAGTTAATACTAAAAATAAACCTAGAAGTTTATAAGATGTTCTCATTGTATTATTTTCTTTTATTGATTAATCTATTTTAGTCGAAACTAAATCCTGAACATTTCAAAAAAATATTATTTCTTTAGAAAATATTAAAGCTTACTCCTATTTCTTTATCGAAAAATTAAATGTAGCGCCTTGTCCTAATTCCGAAGTTACACTTATTTTTCCACCTAGTTTTTTAACTATCTTTTTTACTGTAGCTAAGCCAATACCATGTCCGGCTTGACCAAATTTATCTTGATCGGCTACTTTTGCAAATAGTTTAAATATTTTAGATTGATTACTTGGGGCAATACCTGGCCCATTATCTTTTATAAAAAACTGATAATGTGTATCTGTTTCTTCCACATTCATTTCAATAAGCACATCATCTTTATCGCTATACTTAATAGCGTTACTCACTAAATTCATTAGAATATGATGAATAGCTGTTTTGTTAACATGCACAGTCTCTAAAGATGACTTTAAAACCATTTTTACACGATGATCCGAATTAAATAACTGAGCAATTTCAGTAGTCAATTCTTGTAAATTAATGGTAGATTTCTTTTCTTTTAAAAGACCATCACTTCTACTATAATTAAGCAATCCATCAACTAAACCACGAAGACTATCTGCAGAACTTAGAATTAACTCTAAAAGTTTTAAGCCTTCTGCGTCAATCTTCAGCTTGTAATCCTCAATAAATATTTCTGCTAAACTAGAAATATTGATTAAAGGGGATTTTAAATCGTGAGCAGCGATGTATGCAAAACGTTCTAATTCATGATTCTTCTCCTCTAAATCCTTAAGTGTTTTTTCTAATAAAAATTTGTTTTTTCGAAGCTCTAACAAATTCATAACCTGGTTTGAAAGCGCAGACAATGATTTTATTTGTCCTTCATTTAAAACATTTGGTTTATGGTCCATAACGCATAAAGTCCCTAATGGCAATCCATTTTTACTAGTAAGTTGTGCACCCGCATAAAAAATAGCATTGGAATCTCCCGTTACTAAAGGGTTATCATGAAATCGAAAATCTTCTCGAGTGTCGGGAACAATAAAAACTCCATCGGTATTATTTATAGCATGAGCACAAAAAGACTGTTCTTTTGGGGTTTCAGTAGTATCTATTCCATGATGCGATTTAAACCATTGGCGTTTGTTATCTAGTAGACTAATTAAAGCAATTGGAGTACCACAAATTTCGGCAGCAATGGCCGTAATATTGTCATAATCTATTTCCGGAAGCGTATCTAATATATTATAAGACTCCAGGTTTTTAAGTCTTTCAGCTTCATTTTCTGGTATATCTGGGGTAACCATAATAATTAAATTTAAGATTATAGCAAATTACTTTATATCGATTAAATAATCCCACAATAAATTGTTAAAGTTAACTACACAACCATCACCAACTTATTAAAACCCTTCAATTTAGAAAGTCTAAAAAGGATATATAATACGGGTTATCTTTCTTATAAGCTATTTTAAAAAATTGATGTTTCTTTTTAACCCAGTAAATTTAGTGCGTTTAACAGCAGATTTTTGAAACACTTTTTTAAAGGTGTCTTCAGTAATTTCTTCCCAGTCTTTTTTAGTCATTGAAAGTAATTCTGGATGCGGATTGAATAACGGTTCATTATGTGCTTTAGAAAATCTATTCCATGGACAAACATCTTGGCAAACATCACAACCAAACATCCAATCGTCCATTTTTCCTTTAAATGAATTAGGAAGATTTTCTTTTAATTCAATGGTTAAATATGAAATACATTTACTCCCATCTACAACAAAAGGATCTACAATGGCCTCTGTAGGGCAAGCATCAATACAAGCCGTGCAGCTACCACAATGGTCGGTAGTGGCAGAATCGTACTCCAACTCTAAATCAATAATAAGTTCTGCTATAAAATAGAACGAGCCAACTTGCTGCGTTATTAAATTACTATGCTTCCCTATCCAACCCAAACCCGACTTAGCTGCCCAAGCCTTATCTAGAACTGGTGCAGAATCTACAAAAGCACGGCCACTAACCTCTCCTATTTCATCTTGAACAAAATGTAAAAGGCGTTTTAATTTATCTTTTATGATATGATGATAATCATTTCCGTATGCGTATTTACTCAATTTAGGAGCATCGAGATTTTGCTGAACTTCAGAAGGAAAGTAATTCAATAATAACGAAACTACACTTTTTGAATCTTCAACAAGTAAGGTTGGGTTTAAGCGTTTATCGAAATGATTTTCCATGTAACGCATTTCACCGTTCATGTTTTTATTTAAATAATTCTCTAACCTTGGTGCTTCTTCCTCTAAAAACTGAGCTTTACTAATACCACAAGATAAAAAACCGAGGCGTTTGGCTTCGGTTTTTATTAGTTTTGTATAGTCCGTTTTATTCACGTAAAATATTTAAGATAAAGCTTAAAATAAACCGCCTTGAGTAGGTCCCTTTACACGATCCAAATGTTTATATGCCGCTTCGGTAACTTCTCGACCACGAGGTGTGCGCATAATAAAACCTTGTTGAATAAGAAATGGCTCGTAAACTTCTTCAATGGTTTCTGTACTTTCACTTACTGCTGTTGCAATAGTAGAAATCCCAACAGGTCCACCTTTGAATTTATCAATAATAGTAGTAAGTATTTTATTATCCATTTCATCCAATCCATGTGCATCCACATGCAAAGCTTCTAAAGCATATTTAGCAATAGCTATATCAATACTTCCATTGCCTTTTATTTGAGCAAAATCACGTACACGACGCAATAATGCATTGGCAATTCTAGGTGTACCTCTACTACGGCTAGCGATTTCAATAGCAGATTCCATTGAAATAGGTACATCCAAAATACTTGCACTTCTTTCAACAATTGTAGTGAGCAAATCTGTTTTATAATATTGTAACCTACTTTGAATACCGAAACGAGCACGCATAGGTGCCGTAAGTAAACCAGATCGTGTTGTAGCACCAACCAATGTAAACGGATTTAAGTTAAGCTGAACCGACCGTGCATTTGGTCCAGTTTCAATCATAATATCAATTTTATAGTCTTCCATAGCTGAATATAAATATTCCTCAACTATAGGACTTAATCGATGTATTTCATCAATGAACAGTACGTCACGCTCATCCAAATTAGTTAACAATCCAGCTAAATCACCTGGTTTATCTAAAACAGGACCAGATGTTATTTTGATACCAACATTCAACTCATTTGCCAAAATATTAGCCAAAGTCGTTTTTCCTAGTCCAGGAGGTCCATGAAACAAAGTGTGATCTAAAGCTTCTCCTCTAAGGTTAGCCGCTTCTACAAATATTTTAAGGTTTTCTAAAACCTGATCCTGCCCTGTAAAATCATCAAATGACAAGGGTCTTAATTGTTTTTCGACATCGAATTCTTCAGGGGAAAAATGTGCATCGCTAGGATCTAAATTTTCATTCATTTGTAAATAGTATATATTTTTAAGATACTGAAAGAGTTCTAAATGTGATTAGAACAATATAGCAAATATAAAGAAAAAGCCTCTCCAAATTGGAAAGGCCTTTTTATATATCTTAATTTATCTTTTAAAAGATGCCTTTATTAAAGGCTTAATTTTAGTGTTGTAATTCCTCTTCACCATCCATTAAAGGAATATTCTGAGGCACAAAATCTACATCATGACCAGGTTTACTGTAATCATAAGCCCAACGGTGTACATGAGGAATTTCTCCTGGCCAATTTCCGTGAATATGCTCCACTGGAGTTGTCCACTCCAAAGTAGTTGCTTTCCATGGATTTTGAACTGCTTTCTTTCCGTAGTACATACTCGTAAAGAAGTTGTATAAATAAATAATTTGAACCACACCACCAACTAAAGCGAAAAGTGTAATAACCACATTTACATTGGCTAAATCATCAAACAACGGGAAATTAGAGTTTGTATAATAACGACGTGGTAAACCAGCCATTCCTATAAAGTGCATTGGAAAAAATACGCCATAAGCACAAACTGCAGTAATCCAGAAGTGGATATACCCTAAATTCTTGTTCATCATACGACCGTACATCTTTGGATACCAATGATAAATACCAGCAAACATACCATAAAGTGCAGATATACCCATTACCAAGTGAAAGTGAGCTACCACAAAATACGTATCGTGAACATTAATATCTAAAGCACTATCTCCTAAAATAATACCTGTTAAACCACCAGTAATAAATGTTGACACAAAACCGATAGAAAATAACATAGCCGGATTCATCTGTAAATTACCTTTCCATAATGTTGTTATCCAGTTAAAGGCTTTAACCGCAGATGGAATAGCGATTAATAAGGTTGTGAAAGTAAACACCGAACCTAAGAATGGATTCATTCCTGAGATAAACATATGATGTCCCCATACAATTGTTGAAAGGAAAGCAATAGCTAAAATTGAAGCAATCATCGCACGGTAACCAAAAATAGGTTTACGCGAGTTAGATGCCATAATTTCTGACACTAATCCCATTGCAGGCAATATTACAATATATACCTCTGGGTGACCTAAAAACCAAAACAAGTGTTCGAATAATACCGGTGAACCACCTTGATAGTGTAGTACTTCACCTTGAATAAATATATCTGATAAGAAGAATGATGTTCCAAAACTTCTATCCATTATTAATAATAAACAAGCAGATAATAAAACTGGAAAAGAAATAATACCAATTACAGCTGTAATGAAAAATGCCCAAATAGTTAAAGGCAATCTTGTCATTGACATTCCTTTTGTACGTAAGTTAATTACGGTAACAACATAGTTTAGAGATCCTAATAATGAAGATGCAATAAAAATAGCCATAGCTACTAACCAAAGTGTCATTCCCATACCAGAACCACCTTGTGCCATTGGTAATGCACTTAATGGAGGGTATATTGTCCAACCTGCTGCTGCAGGGCCTGCTTCAACAAATAATGAACATACCATGATTATACTTGATAAGAAGAACAACCAATATGAAACCATATTTAAGAAACCCGATGCCATGTCTCTTGCACCAATTTGCAATGGAATTAACAAGTTACTAAACGTACCACTTAAACCAGCCGTCAATACAAAGAATACCATAATAGTACCATGAATTGTAACTATTGCCAAATAAATATCAGCATCCATAACACCATCTGGTGCCCATTTACCTAATAATGCCTCAAAAAGAACATTTGGCTCTTCTGGCCATGCGATTTGCATACGCATCATCATAGACATTAAAACCCCAATAACTCCCATAATAGTACCCGTAACTAGGTACTGCTTAGCAATCATTTTATGATCTTGACTAAATATATATTTAGTCACAAAGGTTTCTTTATGATGATGTCCGTGGTCGTCGTCGTGAGCGTGAGTATCTGCGTGTGCTGACATAATCTTATATCGTATTTATCTTTTTAATTAGTTAATTAGAGAGTTCTTGAATTGTTTTTGCTCTTTAATCCAAGCATCATATTCTTCTTGTGTTTCTACAATAATCTTCATTTGCATATTGTAGTGCGATTTTCCACAAATTTTATTACAAAGTAGTAGAAAGTCAAACTCGTAACGTTCTAAAGCTTCGTCTCCTTTAGCAATTAACGCCTTACTATTTTCAACTCTTATTTCATTTATATGTGCTACCTTCTCTTGAATTTGTTCAGTTAGACGCATATCTGCTGTAGTAATACTTGGTGTAAAACCAAACTGAGTAATCATCCCAGGAACACAATTCATTTGTGCTCTAAAGTGAGGCATATAAGCAGAGTGCAATACATCTTGAGAACGCATTTTAAACAACACTGGTTTTCCAACAGGTAAATGTAATTCAGTAGTAATAATATCATCCTGAGCATTAGGATCAGCTTCATCTAAACCTAAAATATTAGCTCTATCAATATCAATTAAACGCACATTTGCTTTTCCTAAAGTATTGTCTTCACCAGAATATCGAGCTTTCCAGTTAAACTGTTGTGCGTACAATTCAATTACTAAAGGGTCGTCACTTTCATCAACACTTGTAATGTTAATCCAAGTACTCAAACCGTAAATAATTAAACCAGCCAAAACAATTACCGGAATAATAGTCCAAATAAATTCTAACTTATTATTATCCGCAAAGAATAATGCTTTTCTTCCTTTTTCACCTTTATATTTAAAAGCGAAATAGTGCAGTAAAAACTGAGTAAGCGTCTGCACAACGAAAATAAGAATCATTGAAATAACCATAAGGTTATCAATAGTTGCTCCGTGTTCTGATGCCGCATTCGACATTAAAGGTAAATCGCCCCATTTTACAAAACATACAATTGTAATGATATAAATAAAGGCTAAAAAACCCATCATTAAATATGCATTCATTGCATTGTCTTTGTCAGTAGCAACGGCACTATTTTCGCCTTTAGCTTGAGCTAAATCAAAAATTTTAACCATTTGCCATATGGCAACTAAAATAAATACTAAAACTATAATTGTTAATAAAGCAGTCATTGGTATCGTTCGTCTTTATTTATTTCTTAATTAATAATGAAAATCTTCACTTTCTTTTCTAAAAGGATAACCTTTTACTAATAATGGCGCTTTTGTTAAAGCTGTGAACACCACAAATATGAATAGTCCTGCGAAAAGTAAAACAGAAGCTATTTCAGGAATTCCTATAAACCATCTATCTCCAACGGTTGCAGGCATAATCATATTGAAAATATCAATATAATGTCCGAATAGTATAACTAATCCAGCCATAACAACAAACCATGGTACACGCTTATAATCAGCATTCATTAATAGTAATAAAGGGAACACAAAATTCATAACCACCATACCTAAGAAAGGTAATTGATAATCTTGGAAACGTGTTACAAAATAAGTTACCTCTTCTGGAATGTTTGAATACCAGATTAACATAAATTGTGAGAACCATAAATATGTCCAAAAAATACTGAAAGCGAACATAAATTTGGCAACATCATGTAAATGATTTTCGTTTACAAATTCTAATACACCTTTAGATTTTAAGTAGATAGTAACTAATGCAATTACAGTAATTCCACTTACAAACATACTAGCAAATACATACCACCCGAATAAAGTTGAAAACCAGTGTGGATCTACACTCATAATCCAATCCCAAGACATAATAGACTCGGTGTATATAAAGAATACTAAAAATGCTGCTGAAATACGAAAAGATTTTTTAAAGTTACTTTTATCATCAGCAGTATCTTGAGCGATAGAGAATTTACGTGAAAAATGACGATATGCACTCCAACCTGCAATAAATATTAAACCTCTTACTGCAAACCATCCTGTGTTTAACCAACTAGATTTCCCAGCAATTAGCTTATCGAAGTGATGACTTTCTGGGTTTGTAACCTCAGGATTCATCCACATAAAGATATTATAGTGACCTATAGTACCAGAAGCGACTGCAATTGCAAGAACAATTAATGCTCCAGGAAGCAAGTAAGCCGTAATACCTTCCATAACTCTAAATAATACTGGCGACCATCCTGCCTGAGCAGCAATTTGAATAGCATAAAATGCTAAAACACCTAAAGCAATCATCATAAAGAAAAATGCAGCAACATATAAAGCAGACCAAGGTCTGTTTGCTATTTGGTGTTGTACATGTTCAATGTGTTCTTTATGAGCATCTACATGATGTTCTCCAGATTCTGCATGAGCAGATTCACCGTGAGCGTTTTCTTTTACATGTGCATCATGAGATGGTGCTGCATGTGCCGCCTCTTCTTCATG from Algibacter sp. L1A34 includes these protein-coding regions:
- the ruvA gene encoding Holliday junction branch migration protein RuvA, with protein sequence MITHIQGKLVEKNPTHVVIDCNGVGYMLNISLHTFSQIPDGEFLKLFTHLQVKEDSHTLYGFSSVAEREMFRLLLSVSGIGASIARTMLSSLTPKQVREGIATGDVALIQSIKGIGAKTAQRVILDLKDKVLKIYDIDEVSVSKGNTNKDEALSALEVLGFVKKQAERVVDKIVIAEPDASVESIIKQALKKL
- a CDS encoding NADP-dependent malic enzyme codes for the protein MSEESKRREALIYHAKPTPGKIEVVPTKKYATQRDLSLAYSPGVAAPCLEIEKDKEAAYKYTAKGNLVAVISNGTAVLGLGNIGPEASKPVMEGKGLLFKIFADIDVFDIEVDTENVDAFIETVKNIAPTFGGINLEDIKAPEAFEIERRLKEELDIPVMHDDQHGTAIISAAALINAVEIAGKKLEEVKIVVSGAGAAAISCSRMYQACGAKRENMVMLDSKGVIRNDRENLSDEKSEFATHRKIDTLLEAMEDADVFIGLSKADIVSPEMLLVMAKNPIVFAMANPDPEIKYQLAVDTRKDIIMATGRSDHPNQVNNVLGFPFIFRGALDVRATKINEAMKMAAVRALAKLAKEPVPEQVNIAYGETRLTFGKEYIIPKPFDPRLIAEVPPAVAKAAMESGVAKQPITDWERYKDSLLQRLGSDNKLVRLLLNRAKLAPKRIVFAEADHLDVLKAAQIVHDEGIAIPILLGRRETILSLMKEIEFYDDILIIDPKEEEENERKNKYAKVYWEQRKRRGVTLYSAQRLMRERNYFAAMMVNEGDADGLISGYSRNYPTVIKPMLELIGLDKGVSRAATTNLMMTKRGPLFLSDTSINIDPSAKDLAKIAQMTSKVVQMFGLEPAMAMVSYSNFGSSINDRASKVREAVSILHRNYPEMVVDGELQTDFALNDKLLREKFPFSKLVGKKVNTLIFPNLDSANITYKLLKGLNEAESIGPIMMGMCKPVHILQLGANVDEIVNMAAIAVIDAQNKEKGGVEHAG
- a CDS encoding sensor histidine kinase, which produces MVTPDIPENEAERLKNLESYNILDTLPEIDYDNITAIAAEICGTPIALISLLDNKRQWFKSHHGIDTTETPKEQSFCAHAINNTDGVFIVPDTREDFRFHDNPLVTGDSNAIFYAGAQLTSKNGLPLGTLCVMDHKPNVLNEGQIKSLSALSNQVMNLLELRKNKFLLEKTLKDLEEKNHELERFAYIAAHDLKSPLINISSLAEIFIEDYKLKIDAEGLKLLELILSSADSLRGLVDGLLNYSRSDGLLKEKKSTINLQELTTEIAQLFNSDHRVKMVLKSSLETVHVNKTAIHHILMNLVSNAIKYSDKDDVLIEMNVEETDTHYQFFIKDNGPGIAPSNQSKIFKLFAKVADQDKFGQAGHGIGLATVKKIVKKLGGKISVTSELGQGATFNFSIKK
- the queG gene encoding tRNA epoxyqueuosine(34) reductase QueG; amino-acid sequence: MNKTDYTKLIKTEAKRLGFLSCGISKAQFLEEEAPRLENYLNKNMNGEMRYMENHFDKRLNPTLLVEDSKSVVSLLLNYFPSEVQQNLDAPKLSKYAYGNDYHHIIKDKLKRLLHFVQDEIGEVSGRAFVDSAPVLDKAWAAKSGLGWIGKHSNLITQQVGSFYFIAELIIDLELEYDSATTDHCGSCTACIDACPTEAIVDPFVVDGSKCISYLTIELKENLPNSFKGKMDDWMFGCDVCQDVCPWNRFSKAHNEPLFNPHPELLSMTKKDWEEITEDTFKKVFQKSAVKRTKFTGLKRNINFLK
- the ruvB gene encoding Holliday junction branch migration DNA helicase RuvB, which encodes MNENLDPSDAHFSPEEFDVEKQLRPLSFDDFTGQDQVLENLKIFVEAANLRGEALDHTLFHGPPGLGKTTLANILANELNVGIKITSGPVLDKPGDLAGLLTNLDERDVLFIDEIHRLSPIVEEYLYSAMEDYKIDIMIETGPNARSVQLNLNPFTLVGATTRSGLLTAPMRARFGIQSRLQYYKTDLLTTIVERSASILDVPISMESAIEIASRSRGTPRIANALLRRVRDFAQIKGNGSIDIAIAKYALEALHVDAHGLDEMDNKILTTIIDKFKGGPVGISTIATAVSESTETIEEVYEPFLIQQGFIMRTPRGREVTEAAYKHLDRVKGPTQGGLF